From the Streptomyces syringium genome, one window contains:
- a CDS encoding acyl-CoA dehydrogenase family protein: MDFAFGPEDESFRKTARAWLAAHLAGGPDRVSGRAWERELGADGWIGLGWDRNRGRFGNRAATVTEQVVWAEEYARAQAPARVGHIGENLLAPTLLAHGDDAQRARFLPAIARGEELWCQGYSEPGAGSDLASVRTAAVRDEGSGTYRITGQKIWTSLAHEADWCFVLARTTEGSQRHHGLSFLLVPMDQPGRIDVRPIRQMSGSADFNEVFFEGAVAAADHLVGGEGNGWRVAMGLLARERGVSTLVQQIGFAAELTRVVQLALETGAAAEPVERDRLVGQWAALQAMRWNALRTLGGVSDPGAPSVAKLLWGGWHRSLGELAMRVRGADATVAPDDWRTDHPYELDAAQRQFLFSRADTIYGGSDEIQRTIIAERVLGLPKEFRP, translated from the coding sequence GTGGATTTCGCATTCGGTCCGGAGGACGAGTCGTTCCGGAAGACCGCCCGGGCTTGGCTCGCCGCACACCTCGCCGGGGGACCGGACCGGGTCTCCGGCCGGGCCTGGGAGCGCGAGCTGGGCGCGGACGGCTGGATCGGCCTCGGCTGGGACCGTAACCGTGGCCGCTTCGGCAACCGGGCCGCGACGGTGACCGAACAGGTCGTGTGGGCGGAGGAGTACGCCCGCGCCCAGGCCCCCGCGCGGGTCGGCCACATCGGTGAGAACCTCCTGGCCCCCACGCTCCTCGCCCACGGCGACGACGCCCAGCGCGCCCGGTTTCTCCCCGCCATCGCCCGCGGCGAGGAACTCTGGTGCCAGGGCTACAGCGAGCCCGGTGCGGGATCGGACCTCGCCTCGGTGCGCACCGCCGCCGTCCGGGACGAGGGCAGCGGAACGTATCGGATCACCGGGCAGAAGATCTGGACCTCGCTCGCCCACGAGGCGGACTGGTGCTTCGTCCTGGCCCGTACCACCGAAGGGTCGCAGCGCCACCACGGGCTCTCCTTTCTGCTGGTGCCGATGGACCAGCCCGGCCGGATCGATGTCCGGCCGATCCGGCAGATGTCGGGGTCGGCCGATTTCAACGAAGTGTTCTTCGAGGGCGCGGTGGCCGCAGCCGATCACCTGGTCGGCGGCGAGGGGAACGGCTGGCGGGTCGCCATGGGCCTCCTCGCCAGGGAGCGCGGCGTCTCCACACTCGTCCAGCAGATCGGCTTCGCCGCCGAGCTGACACGTGTGGTCCAACTCGCCCTGGAGACCGGTGCCGCGGCGGAGCCGGTCGAGCGCGACCGACTCGTGGGGCAGTGGGCCGCCTTGCAGGCCATGAGGTGGAACGCCCTGCGGACGCTGGGCGGGGTATCGGATCCGGGGGCGCCCAGTGTCGCGAAACTGCTGTGGGGAGGCTGGCACCGGTCCCTCGGTGAACTGGCCATGCGGGTACGGGGCGCGGACGCCACGGTCGCCCCGGACGACTGGCGGACCGATCACCCTTATGAACTGGACGCAGCCCAGCGGCAGTTCCTCTTCTCGCGCGCCGACACCATTTACGGCGGCTCGGACGAGATCCAGCGCACCATCATCGCCGAGCGCGTCCTCGGCCTGCCGAAGGAGTTCCGTCCATGA
- a CDS encoding SDR family NAD(P)-dependent oxidoreductase — translation MGNFLAGKVVAVTGAGRGIGRAVALACAVEGAKVVVNDYGVSIDGGEPTSTVAAAVAEEIEKAGGEATALADDVSTMAGGQRIVDTALARYGRLDGVVCVAGILRERMLFNMTEEEWDPVVATHLKGTFTVFRAASALMRRQGSGTLIGFTSGNHQGSVSQANYSAAKGGVISLVRSAALGLHKYGVTANCVAPVARTRMSANVPTELTEIGEPEDVAPLVVYLLSERARDEGITGQVYTVAGPKIAVWAQPRELRAAHAEGGWTPQRIADVLPGTVGTDPMPMLARLEAMAKAAAAKARPNA, via the coding sequence ATGGGGAACTTCTTGGCGGGCAAGGTGGTCGCCGTCACCGGAGCCGGACGGGGAATCGGCCGGGCGGTCGCCCTGGCCTGTGCCGTCGAGGGGGCGAAGGTCGTCGTCAACGACTACGGCGTCTCCATCGACGGCGGTGAGCCGACCAGTACCGTCGCGGCCGCTGTGGCCGAGGAGATCGAGAAGGCGGGTGGCGAGGCGACCGCCCTGGCGGACGACGTGTCGACCATGGCCGGGGGGCAGCGGATCGTCGACACCGCGCTGGCGCGGTACGGGCGGCTCGACGGCGTCGTCTGCGTGGCAGGGATCCTGCGGGAGCGGATGCTCTTCAATATGACCGAGGAGGAGTGGGACCCGGTCGTCGCCACCCACCTGAAGGGGACCTTCACCGTCTTCCGGGCCGCCTCCGCGCTGATGCGCAGGCAGGGCAGCGGCACCCTCATCGGATTCACCAGCGGCAATCACCAGGGCAGCGTCTCGCAGGCCAACTACTCCGCAGCCAAGGGCGGTGTCATCTCGCTCGTCCGCAGCGCCGCACTGGGTCTGCACAAATACGGGGTCACGGCCAACTGCGTGGCCCCCGTGGCCCGTACGCGGATGTCCGCGAACGTCCCGACGGAGCTGACGGAGATCGGTGAGCCCGAGGACGTGGCACCGCTGGTCGTCTATCTGCTCAGCGAGCGGGCCCGGGACGAGGGCATCACCGGCCAAGTCTACACGGTGGCCGGCCCGAAGATCGCCGTCTGGGCGCAACCGCGAGAACTGCGCGCGGCTCACGCGGAGGGAGGCTGGACCCCTCAGCGGATCGCCGACGTCCTGCCGGGAACGGTCGGTACGGACCCGATGCCCATGCTGGCCCGGCTGGAGGCCATGGCGAAGGCGGCCGCGGCCAAGGCTCGTCCGAACGCGTGA
- a CDS encoding aldehyde dehydrogenase family protein: protein MTAYGHWINGAWRTPEKGHYPVVNPATEQVVGEAPEATPAEVADAVTAARAAQDGWSRTDPRERAAVLDRIADLLIERGGELATLLQAETGATRRVASTLQVTPAVDRFRRYARGAVEPDVVPLGPRAVKASALAPGGLIGAAAVRRPVGVVGCITSYNFPVVNLAGKAAPALAMGNTVVSKPAPQDPLGCLELGPLFQEAGLPDGVFNVVTGSGPAAGEALVAHAEVDMVSFTGSTEVGKKIAETAGRSMKRTLMELGGKGAAIVLADADDATATSAIGAVGSVWSFHSGQVCTAPTRVLVHRSMYEKVVTGLTHYARSLTVGNPVDNSTVVGPLISAAQRDRVEEYIAGARDQGARIVTGGSRPGLRPGFYVAPTLIADVTPDMTVAREELFGPVVAVIPFDDEEEAVRIANGTSYGLYDYVFSTDTGRAWALAGRLRSGNVGINTAQRHPETPFGGFKDSGIGRDGGSFGLHAYSELQSVVWSS, encoded by the coding sequence ATGACGGCATACGGGCACTGGATCAACGGCGCCTGGCGTACGCCGGAAAAGGGGCACTATCCAGTTGTCAATCCGGCGACCGAACAGGTCGTCGGGGAGGCCCCGGAGGCGACTCCCGCCGAAGTCGCCGATGCCGTGACCGCCGCGCGGGCCGCCCAAGACGGCTGGTCCCGTACGGATCCGCGCGAGCGCGCAGCCGTGCTGGACCGGATAGCGGATCTGCTCATCGAACGCGGAGGGGAGCTGGCGACTCTCCTCCAGGCGGAGACGGGCGCGACACGTCGCGTCGCCTCGACCCTGCAAGTGACCCCGGCCGTCGACCGCTTCCGCCGCTACGCGCGGGGTGCGGTGGAACCGGATGTCGTCCCCCTCGGGCCGCGGGCCGTCAAGGCCAGCGCGCTCGCCCCCGGCGGCCTGATCGGCGCCGCCGCGGTCCGTCGCCCGGTGGGCGTCGTCGGCTGCATCACCTCCTACAACTTCCCGGTCGTCAATCTCGCGGGCAAGGCCGCTCCGGCCCTGGCCATGGGTAATACGGTCGTCTCCAAGCCGGCCCCGCAGGACCCGCTCGGCTGTCTCGAGCTGGGCCCGCTGTTCCAGGAGGCCGGACTTCCGGACGGCGTCTTCAACGTCGTCACCGGCTCGGGTCCTGCCGCGGGGGAAGCGCTGGTGGCCCACGCCGAGGTCGACATGGTGAGCTTCACCGGCTCCACCGAGGTGGGAAAGAAGATCGCCGAGACCGCGGGGAGGTCGATGAAGCGCACCCTGATGGAGCTGGGTGGCAAGGGCGCTGCCATCGTCCTGGCTGACGCCGACGACGCAACGGCCACGTCGGCGATCGGGGCGGTCGGTTCGGTCTGGTCCTTCCACAGCGGGCAGGTCTGCACGGCGCCGACCCGCGTGCTCGTCCATCGGTCGATGTACGAGAAGGTCGTCACCGGCCTCACACATTACGCCCGCTCGCTGACGGTCGGTAACCCTGTGGATAACTCCACCGTCGTCGGCCCGCTGATCTCCGCCGCGCAGCGCGACCGTGTCGAGGAGTACATCGCCGGCGCCCGTGACCAGGGCGCCCGCATCGTCACCGGCGGATCCCGGCCCGGCCTCCGGCCCGGTTTCTACGTCGCGCCCACCCTCATCGCCGATGTCACGCCCGACATGACCGTCGCCCGGGAGGAACTCTTCGGCCCGGTCGTCGCCGTCATCCCGTTCGACGACGAGGAGGAGGCGGTCCGCATCGCCAACGGCACCTCCTACGGTCTGTACGACTACGTCTTCAGCACCGATACCGGCCGGGCCTGGGCCCTCGCAGGCCGGCTGCGCAGCGGAAACGTCGGCATCAACACGGCCCAGCGCCATCCCGAGACCCCCTTCGGCGGCTTCAAGGACAGCGGTATCGGCCGCGACGGTGGTTCCTTCGGGCTGCACGCGTACAGCGAACTCCAGTCCGTCGTCTGGTCCTCCTGA
- a CDS encoding GlxA family transcriptional regulator: MSQTTETDTADRPGASFGERGRASGASSRAPGSTEAPAGGRPHRVVVLALDGVIPFELSIPFRIFGRARTTAHEPLYEIVTAALAPGPVRTDADFSITVDQGPEALAEADTVVIPASYRLGPAYTEGRLTDDLAAALAGIRPGTRMVSICTGSYVLAAAGLLDGRPATTHWSSTEHFQRLFPAVRVDADVLFIDDGDVLTSAGVASGIDLCLHMVRRDHGTAVANEVARLSVVPPHRDGGQAQYIQRPVPEPQFATTTGARAWALARLHQPIQLRDMAAQEAMSVRTFTRRFREEVGISPGQWLTQQRVERARHLLEDSDLSVDQVARDAGFGTASSMRQHLQAALGVSPTVYRRTFRAAPVSARR, translated from the coding sequence ATGTCGCAGACCACGGAAACGGATACCGCCGACCGTCCCGGTGCCTCCTTCGGTGAGCGTGGGCGCGCATCCGGCGCGAGTTCCCGGGCGCCCGGGAGCACCGAGGCACCCGCCGGTGGCAGGCCGCACCGGGTCGTCGTCCTGGCTCTGGACGGTGTGATCCCTTTCGAACTCAGCATTCCTTTCCGCATCTTCGGCAGGGCCCGCACCACCGCCCATGAGCCGCTCTACGAGATCGTGACGGCCGCGCTCGCTCCCGGACCGGTGCGCACCGACGCGGATTTCTCGATCACCGTCGACCAGGGCCCCGAGGCTCTCGCCGAGGCGGACACCGTCGTCATACCCGCCTCCTACCGGCTCGGCCCGGCCTATACCGAGGGGCGGCTCACCGACGACCTGGCCGCCGCCCTCGCCGGCATCCGACCCGGCACCCGCATGGTGTCCATCTGCACGGGCTCGTATGTCCTCGCCGCCGCCGGACTGCTCGACGGCCGGCCGGCCACCACGCACTGGAGCAGTACCGAACACTTCCAGCGGCTTTTCCCGGCGGTCCGGGTGGACGCCGACGTCCTCTTCATCGATGACGGCGACGTGCTGACGTCGGCGGGCGTCGCCTCCGGCATCGACCTGTGCCTGCACATGGTGCGCCGCGACCACGGCACCGCCGTGGCGAACGAGGTCGCCCGGCTCAGCGTCGTGCCGCCGCACCGCGACGGCGGCCAGGCCCAGTACATCCAGCGGCCCGTGCCCGAGCCGCAGTTCGCCACGACGACGGGGGCCCGCGCCTGGGCGCTGGCCCGGTTGCACCAGCCGATTCAGCTGCGCGACATGGCCGCGCAGGAGGCGATGAGCGTGCGGACCTTCACGCGCCGTTTCCGTGAGGAGGTCGGCATCAGCCCCGGACAGTGGCTGACACAACAGCGAGTGGAACGCGCACGGCATCTGCTGGAGGACAGCGACCTCTCCGTGGACCAGGTGGCGCGGGACGCGGGCTTCGGAACGGCCTCGTCCATGCGACAGCACCTGCAGGCGGCGCTCGGTGTCTCGCCGACGGTCTACCGGCGCACGTTCCGGGCGGCGCCCGTGAGCGCCCGTCGCTGA
- a CDS encoding flavin reductase family protein: MMGHAGMAAAAVRYLRSTGSPTSAGRPVDPLPRPELRAVRADERLPPTPDEFRSVLGHFASGVTVITAPGADGEPPAGFACQSFSSLSLDPPLVAFMVARTSTTWPRIARAGVFCVNVLGAGQGALCRSFAISGSRTADKFAGVPHEPSPVTGSPRLTDVPAWIDCVIHAVHTGGDHLIVVGRVEALGTDEGAAAAGPLLFHRGAFGTFSA; encoded by the coding sequence ATGATGGGACACGCGGGGATGGCCGCCGCGGCCGTGCGCTATCTACGATCGACGGGGTCACCGACCTCCGCCGGACGGCCCGTCGATCCGCTGCCCCGGCCGGAGCTACGGGCCGTACGGGCGGACGAGCGTCTTCCGCCGACGCCGGACGAGTTCCGGAGCGTGCTCGGCCACTTCGCCAGCGGCGTCACGGTCATCACCGCGCCGGGCGCGGACGGAGAGCCGCCGGCCGGCTTCGCCTGCCAGTCCTTCTCGTCGCTGTCCCTCGACCCGCCGCTGGTGGCGTTCATGGTCGCCCGGACGTCCACGACCTGGCCCCGTATCGCCAGGGCCGGGGTCTTCTGCGTCAACGTCCTCGGGGCCGGGCAGGGTGCGCTCTGCCGGTCCTTCGCGATCAGCGGCTCGCGCACGGCCGACAAATTCGCGGGCGTGCCTCACGAACCATCGCCCGTGACCGGGTCACCTCGGCTCACGGACGTACCCGCGTGGATCGACTGCGTGATCCACGCCGTGCACACGGGCGGGGACCACCTCATCGTCGTCGGACGCGTCGAGGCACTCGGGACGGACGAGGGGGCGGCGGCCGCGGGGCCGCTGCTGTTCCACCGGGGCGCTTTCGGCACGTTCAGCGCCTGA
- a CDS encoding Zn-dependent alcohol dehydrogenase, whose translation MRGVIFDGKRSRVVDDLEVRAPGPGEVLVAVTAAGLCHSDLSVIDGVIPFPVPVVLGHEGAGVVEAVGAGVAHVAPGDHVALSTLANCGTCADCDRGRPTMCRRSIGMPGRPFSRGREKLFQFASNSAFAEYTVVKAVQAVRIPPDVPLTSAALIGCGVLTGVGAVLNRAKVAQGDSVLVIGTGGIGLNVLQGARLAGASTVVAVDANPAKEPTARQFGATHFIDAAAAPDTSEAVREVLPRGADHAFECVGDTRLVRQAIDLLDRHGQAILLGVPPADAEAAFLVSSLYLDKTILGCRYGSSRPQRDIALYARLYREGRLLLDELVSRTYPVEDFADAADDARHGRIARGVLTFSR comes from the coding sequence ATGCGAGGCGTCATCTTCGACGGCAAGCGGTCCCGCGTCGTCGACGACCTGGAGGTACGTGCCCCCGGGCCCGGTGAGGTCCTGGTCGCCGTCACCGCCGCCGGGCTCTGCCACAGCGACCTGTCGGTCATCGACGGGGTCATTCCCTTCCCGGTCCCGGTCGTTCTCGGGCACGAAGGGGCGGGCGTCGTCGAGGCGGTCGGGGCGGGCGTCGCACACGTCGCGCCCGGTGACCACGTCGCTTTGTCCACGCTGGCCAACTGCGGCACCTGCGCCGACTGCGACCGGGGACGGCCGACCATGTGCCGCAGGTCCATCGGCATGCCCGGCAGGCCGTTCTCGCGCGGCCGCGAGAAACTGTTCCAGTTCGCCTCCAACTCGGCCTTCGCGGAGTACACGGTCGTCAAAGCGGTCCAAGCGGTCAGGATTCCCCCCGATGTGCCGCTGACGTCCGCGGCCCTCATCGGCTGCGGCGTGCTGACCGGGGTCGGGGCCGTCCTCAACCGCGCGAAGGTGGCCCAAGGCGACTCGGTGCTCGTCATCGGCACGGGCGGCATCGGGCTCAACGTCCTGCAAGGGGCACGGCTCGCGGGGGCCTCGACCGTTGTCGCCGTCGACGCGAACCCGGCCAAGGAACCGACCGCCCGGCAGTTCGGAGCCACCCACTTCATCGACGCGGCCGCCGCCCCCGACACCTCCGAGGCCGTACGGGAGGTCCTCCCGAGAGGAGCCGACCACGCCTTCGAGTGCGTCGGCGACACCCGGCTCGTCCGGCAGGCGATCGACCTGCTCGACCGGCACGGCCAAGCGATCCTGCTCGGGGTGCCGCCCGCCGACGCCGAAGCGGCCTTCCTCGTCTCGTCCCTGTACCTCGACAAGACGATTCTCGGCTGCCGCTACGGTTCGTCACGGCCTCAGCGGGACATCGCCCTATACGCCCGCCTGTATCGCGAGGGGCGCCTGCTGTTGGACGAACTCGTCAGCAGGACCTACCCGGTGGAGGATTTCGCCGACGCGGCGGACGACGCGCGACACGGCCGTATCGCACGCGGTGTTCTGACCTTCTCCCGCTGA
- a CDS encoding enoyl-CoA hydratase/isomerase family protein — translation MTVSPHETPVDPHGITEPAAPATLPESGKPVAGSTGSAEGTELAESACSLVLHTTDNGVAWITLNRPGVLNAITPDQRERLISLLDQDSADPGVRAVVITATGKGFCAGADLRTASTAPAERVPGDVARTIRRGAQRLISAVLDCEKPVIAAVNGTAAGLGAHLALACDLVLAAESARFIEVFVRRGLVPDGGGAYLLPRLVGPQRAKELLFFGDALTATEAERLGLVNRVVPETELATTARSWAARLATGPTRTLALAKQLVNASLDGDRAAAFAAEAAAQEINMTTADAIEGVASFAQRRSPAFRGR, via the coding sequence ATGACCGTCTCCCCCCATGAGACACCTGTCGATCCCCACGGCATCACCGAGCCCGCCGCCCCGGCCACGCTTCCCGAATCCGGAAAACCCGTCGCCGGGTCCACCGGATCCGCCGAAGGCACCGAACTCGCCGAATCCGCCTGCTCATTAGTACTCCACACCACTGACAACGGCGTCGCCTGGATCACCCTCAACCGGCCCGGCGTACTCAATGCGATCACCCCTGACCAGCGCGAACGTCTTATTTCGCTGCTCGATCAGGACTCCGCCGACCCCGGCGTCAGAGCCGTGGTCATCACCGCCACCGGCAAGGGATTCTGTGCGGGCGCCGATCTGCGCACCGCCTCCACCGCCCCCGCCGAGCGCGTGCCGGGCGACGTGGCCCGCACCATCCGGCGCGGGGCGCAGCGGCTGATCAGCGCGGTGCTGGACTGCGAGAAGCCGGTGATCGCCGCCGTGAACGGCACGGCCGCGGGCCTCGGCGCGCATCTCGCCCTCGCCTGCGATCTGGTGCTGGCGGCCGAGTCCGCGCGATTCATCGAGGTGTTCGTACGGCGTGGCCTGGTGCCCGACGGCGGCGGCGCGTATCTGCTGCCGCGGCTGGTGGGACCGCAGCGCGCCAAGGAGTTGCTGTTCTTCGGCGACGCCCTCACCGCCACCGAAGCGGAACGTCTGGGGCTGGTCAACCGGGTGGTGCCCGAAACGGAGCTCGCCACGACGGCCAGGTCCTGGGCCGCGCGGCTGGCGACCGGACCGACGCGCACGCTCGCGCTGGCGAAACAGCTGGTCAACGCCTCCCTTGATGGTGACCGCGCGGCCGCGTTCGCGGCCGAGGCCGCAGCTCAAGAGATCAATATGACGACGGCGGACGCGATCGAGGGCGTGGCGAGTTTCGCGCAGCGCCGCAGCCCCGCGTTCCGGGGGCGGTAG
- a CDS encoding MFS transporter has translation MTQTTELPASSDGGSTRPGGRSRVHRAWFVAAVSFVTIIGAAGFASLPGLLIEPLHTEFGWSRGTIGFAVSVNLALYGLTAPFAAALMDRFGMRKVVACALTTIAAGAGLTVFMTTSWQLVLCWGVLVGLGSGSMALAFAATVAQRWFVARRGLVTGILTAAGASGQLVFLPLLSWIVERHGWRPAAAIVAAVALAVVPFVLSLMRDHPADAGLAPYGSTTYVPKPLPVAGAARRAVTALLTAARTGPFWLLAGTFAICGASTNGLVKTHFVPAAHDHGMPTTAAAGLLAVIGVFDVVGTIASGWFTDRFEARRLLAVYYGLRGVSLMFLPMLLAPSVHPPMIFFIVFYGLDWVATVPPTIALCREHYGDDSAIVFGWVLASHQVGAALIAFLGGAARDVFGSYDLVWYASGALCAVAALMALVIRRRSTASVSPG, from the coding sequence GTGACCCAGACAACCGAACTCCCCGCTTCGTCAGACGGTGGATCCACGCGTCCCGGCGGCCGGTCGCGCGTCCACCGGGCCTGGTTCGTCGCCGCCGTGTCCTTCGTGACGATCATCGGTGCGGCCGGCTTCGCCTCCCTCCCCGGTCTGCTGATCGAGCCGTTGCACACGGAGTTCGGGTGGTCGCGGGGAACGATCGGCTTCGCGGTCTCCGTCAATCTGGCCCTCTACGGGCTCACCGCCCCCTTCGCCGCCGCACTGATGGACCGTTTCGGCATGCGCAAGGTCGTCGCCTGCGCGCTGACCACGATCGCGGCCGGCGCCGGCCTGACCGTCTTCATGACGACGAGCTGGCAGCTCGTCCTGTGCTGGGGAGTGCTCGTCGGGCTGGGCAGCGGCTCGATGGCGCTGGCGTTCGCCGCGACCGTCGCCCAGCGGTGGTTCGTCGCCCGCCGCGGTCTGGTCACCGGCATCCTCACGGCGGCCGGTGCGTCGGGACAGCTGGTCTTTCTGCCGCTGCTCTCCTGGATCGTCGAGCGGCACGGCTGGCGGCCCGCCGCCGCGATCGTGGCCGCCGTCGCCCTCGCCGTCGTCCCCTTCGTCCTGTCGCTGATGCGCGACCATCCGGCGGACGCGGGCCTCGCGCCGTACGGCTCCACGACGTACGTACCGAAGCCGCTCCCCGTGGCCGGGGCAGCTCGCCGCGCGGTGACCGCGCTGCTCACAGCGGCTCGCACCGGCCCGTTCTGGCTGCTCGCCGGCACCTTCGCCATCTGTGGCGCCTCGACGAACGGGCTGGTCAAGACGCATTTCGTGCCCGCCGCCCACGACCACGGCATGCCGACCACGGCTGCCGCCGGTCTGCTCGCGGTGATCGGCGTCTTCGACGTCGTCGGCACCATCGCCTCCGGCTGGTTCACGGACCGCTTCGAGGCGCGCCGCCTGCTCGCCGTCTACTACGGGCTGCGCGGCGTCTCCCTGATGTTCCTGCCGATGCTGCTGGCCCCGTCCGTCCATCCACCGATGATCTTCTTCATCGTCTTCTACGGGCTCGATTGGGTCGCCACCGTCCCGCCCACCATCGCCCTGTGCCGCGAGCACTACGGCGACGACAGCGCGATCGTCTTCGGATGGGTGCTCGCCTCCCACCAGGTGGGCGCGGCCCTGATCGCCTTCCTCGGCGGCGCGGCACGTGACGTCTTCGGTTCGTACGACCTCGTCTGGTACGCCTCCGGCGCGCTGTGCGCGGTGGCGGCACTGATGGCCCTGGTCATCCGTCGTCGGTCGACCGCGTCCGTGTCGCCCGGCTGA